CCAAGCCATTTACGCTGGGCGAGTTCAGCGGAAAATTGCACGAGGTGCTGGGGCCGTCGTCCTGAGCCATGGCGTGGCATGGTGCTGTGCGGATGGCCAGGCATGCCTCACCCCTGCAGGCGTGTTTGGCGACGTGGGTGCAGGGTGCCGAGCAGCATTGCCGAACACCAGGGCTGTTCGAAGCGTGCATACGCGATGACATCGCGCTTCGATCAAGGCAGCCGCAGCAATGCTCAGCGCGCCGCGCGACCGGATTGCCGCGCACTGGCCATCGATTCGACCATGGCAATCTTGTCGGCGACCGCCTTCTGCATGGGCGAGCCGTTCTCCAGTAATCCATGCAGATGGCGCCAATGCGCGCTGGCCGCAGTGTAGTCGTGCTGCTGGAAATCGCTGATGCCCAGCAACCACAGCGCGCGCTGGTTGTCCGGCTCGCGCGCGATCAGCTGCTGTAGCCGCGTGCGTGAGGCCGCGTCGATGGCGAAGTCGCTGCGGGTTGCCATGTCGGCGGCGATCCAGCCGACGATGGCGGCACCGGTCCGCGGCGCGATCGTCAGCGCTTGCGCATAGGCATCGCGGGCCGCTGCGGGGCGGTTGTTCTGCTCATGCGTCTTGGCCTGTTGCATCCACGACTCCAGCGCCTGCATCTGCGCGTCCGCCGCGGCACTGGCAGCCTGCGTTTGCGCAGGCGCGGCCACGGGCACGGCTTGTGCGCCTGGTGCGGCCGGTTGCGGCGGCGCAGCGACCACACGTTGCACGATCGCCTCGGGCGCGCCCACCAGCCGATACAGACCGGCGGTAGCGATCGGCAGGGCCATGACCAACAAGACCGGCAGCGCGTAACGCCCGCCGCCATGGCGCGTGGGGTTGCGCAGCAGCGGCAACAGCACTAGCAGCAGCGCGGCGACCACCAGCACGGCGCTGGCGAGATAGAAACCGGTCATCACCACTCTTCCTCTGCCTGCGGTGCTGCCGGTGTGCCCACCCGCGCGCGTTTGCGCACGGTGTGGATCACCACGCCGGCCCCGGCACCCAGCATCAGCAGCGGCCCGAACCACAGCAGCCAGGTGCCGCGCTTGACCGGCGGGTCGTACAGCACGAAATCCGAATAGCGCTCGACCATGTACTGCTTGATCTGCGCATCGCTCCTGCCGGCCTGCAATTGCGCAAATACCTGATGGCGCAGGTCGCGTGCCAGGCTGGCGTTGGAATCGGCCAGATTCTCGTTCTGGCACACCAGGCACCGTAGTTGTGCGGTCAGCCGTTGATAGCGCGCTTCTTCGCTGCGGTCCTTGAAGGGGAGCGGGTCCACTGCCTGCGCCTGCACGCACGGCGCCAGCAGCACGCCCAGCAGCAACACCAGCAACAGGCGCAGCTGCCGGGCCTGTCGACGGCGGTGCGCCTGCAGGCGGCGATAGCCCGGAATCATGGCGCCCCCCTGGGCAACGCGGCGATGGCGGGCAGCAACTCGGCATCGATGACGGCGGGGGTGAGCACGCCTACATGCTTGTAGCGGATCATGCCCTGCGCATCGATCAGGAAGGTTTCCGGCGCGCCGTAGACGCCGAAGTCGATCGCGGTCTGGCCCGGCTCGTCGGCGATCACCAGCGCATACGGGTTGCCGTAGTGCGCCAGCCACGCGCTGGCATCGGCCGGTGCGTCCTTGTAGTTGTAGCCGATCAACGCTACGCCAAGCGTGCCGGCCTGCGCCATCAGCACCGGGTGCTCGTGCACGCACTCGGCGCACCAGCTGCCGAACACGTTGAGCACATAGGGCTTGCCCAGCAGTTGTTCGCCGGTGACGCGCTGGTCCGGCGCATCCAGTCGCGGCAGCGAAAACGCCGGCGCTGGCTTGCCGATCAACGGCGAGGGCACCTCGCGCGGGTTGTGCTGCATGGTCCAGTAGATACCGAAGCCGAACAGCGCGGCGACCAACAAGAAGCCCAGCAGGGGCAGCATGCGCTTCACGGGTGCGACTCCTGCGCGACGAGGCGCGCACCGTATGCCGGCGAGGTAGCGGCCGTGGCTGCGGACACCGGCGCGCGGAAGCGGCGGGCGCCGGCGCTGACGAAGCCGCCCAGCATCATCAGCAGGCCGCCGGCCCAGATCCAGCGGATCAGCGGCTTGTAGTACAGCCGCAGCGTCCAGTCGTGTTCGATGTGCTGATCGTCCACCGGCTCACCGAGCGCCACGTACAGGTCGCGGGTGATGCCGGGGTCGATCGCCGATTCGGTCTGGATGCGCTCGCTGCTGTACAGGCGTTTTTGCGGATGCAGCTGCGCCACCACCTGCCCATCGCGGCTGACCTGCACGCTGCCTTGTTCGGCTTTCCAGTTCGGCCCGTCCACCAGCTGCACGCCGTCGAAGCGGAAGCTGTAGCCGGCGATCTGCGCGCTCTGGCCGGGCGACAGCCGCACGTCGCGTTCCACCGACAGGCTGTCGGACACCAGTACCCCGGCCACGAACACTGCCACACCCGCATGCGCGATCAGCATACCGGCCATCTCCGCCGGAAAGCGGCGGCCGCGCGGCATCTCGCGCCAGCGCTTGACCACGTACAACGCGGTGCCGGCCGCCACCCATGCGGCGACACCAATCCCGGCAATCGCCTTGGCCTGCCCGTCGGCAACCAAGCTGCCACCCAACGCACAGGCGATGGCGGCAATGCCGGCCCGCGTGCCCAGCGCCTTCAACGGCGCGGCCTCGGCCTTGCCCCAGCGCAGGTACGGGCCGAACGGCAGCAGCAGCACCACCGGCAGCATCAGCAGCGGAAACAACAGGCCGAAGTAGGGCGGGCCAACCGAGACCTTGCCCATGCCGAACGCGTCGGCGATCAGCGGGAACAGCGTGCCCAGCAACACCATCGCCGCGGCCACGCTCAGCAGCAAATTGCCGATCAGGATGCCGGTCTCGCGCGAGGCGGCGGCGAAGGGTTTGCCGCTGGCGATCTTGGGCGCACGCAACGCGTACAGCAGCAGCGAACCGCCGACCACCGCGACCAGGAAGATCAGGATGTACAACCCGCGCCGCGGGTCGGCGGCGAACGCGTGCACCGAGGTCAGCACGCCCGAGCGCACCAGGAAGGTGCCCAGCAGCGACAGCGAGAACGCCAGGATCGACAACAGGATGGTCCACGCCCGCAGGCTGCCGCGCTTTTCGGTGACCGCCTGGGTGTGGATCAACGCGGTGCCCACCAGCCATGGCATGAAGCTGGCATTTTCCACCGGGTCCCAGAACCACCAGCCGCCCCAGCCCAGTTCCGCGTACGCCCACCAGCTGCCGGCCACGATGCCGGCGGTGAGGCAGGCCCAGGCGACATTGGTCCACGGCCGCGCCCAGCGCACCCAGGCCTGTTCCAGTTCGCCGCCGAGCAGCGCCGCCACGGCAAAGGCGAAAGCCACCGAGAATCCCACGTAGCCGGTGTACAGTACCGGTGGGTGGAAGGTCATGCCCGGGTCCTGCAGCACCGGATTGAGCTCGTTGCCGTCCAGCGGAATCGGCGACAGCCGCCCGAACGGATTGGATGTCAGCAGGATGAAGGCCAGAAAGCCCACCGACACCAGCCCCAGCACCGCCAGCACGCGGGCGGCGAAATGCTGCGGCAGGTGCCGGCTGAAGGCGGCCAGCAGCACCGTCCAGGTGGCGAGGATGGCGATCCACAGCAGCAACGAGCCTTCGTGCGCGCCCCACACCGCGGCAAAACGGTAGTACCAGGGCAGGGCGATGTTGGCGTTGGCGGCGACATAGGCCACCGAAAAATCCAGCGACAGCAGCGACCAGGCCAGCAGGCCGAAGGCCAGCCACACGAACAGCGCCTGGCCGGCGACGGCAGGCCGTGCGATGGCCATCAATGCGGGATTACCGCGCCAGGCGCCGATCAGTGGCAACACGCCCTGGGCAAGCGAAAGCAGCAGCGCCAGGATCAGTGCGATCTGGCCGAGTTCAGGCGTCATGGGCGAGTCGCATGGTGCGGCAGAAGGAAGGTCATCGGGACGGAACGACGCGGGCGACGCCGCATCAACGCGGCGCGGTCAATGGCGCGGCGATGGCAGGGATCGGCTTGCCGACATGGCCTTCGGCCATCGCGTCCTTGAGTTCTTTCGGCATGTAGGTTTCGTCGTGCTTGGCCAGCACTTCGGTGGCGACAAACCGCTCGCCCTGCATGCGCCCGTTGGCGATCACCGATTGGTTGTCGCGGAACAGGTCGGGCAGGATGCCGGTGTACTCGACCTGGGTGGCTGCATGTTTATCGATGACGGTGAAGCTGACTTTCAGCGAGTCGCTGGCGCGCTGGATCGAGCCGGCCTTGACCATGCCGCCCAGGCGAAACTGCCGATAGCCGGATGCCTCGCCGGCATGCACCTGGCTGGGCGTGAACAGGTAGCTCATGTTCCGCTGCAGCGCCAGCACGATCAGCGTCCCAGCCAGCGCGGCGGCGGCCAGCACCCCGACCACCAGCCACAGGCGTTGCTTGCGCGTTGCGTTCATGGCGCGTCGCGCTCCAGCGGTGGTACGGGCTGATCGCGCAGACGCCGCGGGGTTTGCCGCTGCAACCGGCCACGCAGTTCACGCGGCAGGCGCCGACGTCGCAGCCACGGTGCTGCAAGATCGGACAGCAGCACCAGCATGAACACTGCGTACGACGTCCACACGTACTGGCCGTAGCCGCCCATCGCCAGAAAGGTGCTCATGCGGTGCGCTCCGTCAATACGATGCGGCGTGCCCAGTCCTTACCGCTTTCCAGCGCCAGCAGGTCCACGCGCACGCGGCCGAACAGGCTGGCGACGTAGTAGCACTTGGTGGCCAGCATCATCGTCAGCAACGGCCACAGCATGTCCGCGCCCATCTTGGACGGGCCGAGCAGACGCACGGTGGAGCCTTGATGCAGCGTGTTCCACCACACCACCGAGTAATGCACGATGGGCAGATTCACCAGGCCTACCAGCGCAAGCAGGCCGGCCGCGCGCATCGCCTGGCGGCGATCTTCCACCGCGTAGTACAGGCCAAGCACGCCCAGGTAGAGGAACAGCAGCAGCAATTCCGAGGTCAGCCGCGCGTCCCAGGTCCACCAGGTGCCCCACATCGGCTTGCCCCACAGCGCGCCGGTGCACAGGGTGATGAAGGTGAACGCCGCGCCGATCGGTGCAGAGGCCATGGTCACTACTTCAGCGAGCTTGATCCGCCACACCAGCGCGATGAACGCCGACACGCCCATCGCGGCGTAGATGAAAAGGCTCATCCAGGCGCTGGGCACGTGGATGAAGATGATGCGGTAGGCGTCGTGCTGCTGATAGTCCGGTGGCGCCAGCACCAGCCCGCCATAAGCGGCCACTGCGCCGAGCAGCAATGCCAGCGCCAGCGCCCACGGGCGCACGGCCCCTGCAAAGCGGTAAAACATCGGCGGCGAACTGAGCTTGTGCAGCCACAACGGGATCCACGTGGTCATGCCGGTGTCGTCAGTTGGAATGTCTGGAAGGCGTCAGCGCATCGACTGCGGCGCCGGCATTGACCTGCAGCTGGCCGTCGGAGACCTTGCTGGTGCGCTGCAGGAGCTCGCGCAACGCACTGGCATCCATCGAGGGCTGCAGCGACAACAACAGCGCCGCCATGCCGCTGACATGCGCGGTGGCCATCGACGAGCCGGAGGTGAAGTCGTAGCGGCCGTTCGGCTGCGTGGTCAGGATGTCCTTGCCGGGTGCGCTCAGCACGCCGGGCATGGCCGCGCTGGCGCTGCTGCTGCGCACCACCAGCACGCCCGGCACATCATTGGGAAACCCATCGAGCCGGCCATTGGGCGGCATCGCCGCGACCACGATGCGGCCCTGCTGCACCAGGTGCGCCAGCATCTTGCTCAGCAGCGGATCGGCTGGCCCGCCCAGGCTCAGGTTGACCACACGCGCGGAGCTGTTGTTGATCGCCGCCAGCGCCTTGGCCAGGGTGAATGTATTGCAGCGTGCCGTGGCGCCGACGGTGGGCGCATACCAGCAGGCCTTGTAGATGTTGAGCATGGCCTTGGGCGCCATGCCGACGATGCCCTGATGGTTGTTGCTGCCGGCGGCGATGATCCCGGCCACTTCGGTGCCGTGCGAATCGCTGCTGGTCATGACCGGGGTGTTGTCGACCAGGTCATGCACTTCGCGGATGCGCGCCTTCAGGTCCGGGTGGCGGGTGTCCACGCCGGTATCGACCACCGCCACGACCACGCCGCGGCCCTGGGTTACCGCCTGCGCGCTGGCGGCATCGGTGTCGATGAAGCCGCGCTGCATGTCCACATACGGGTCGTTGTAGCCGGACAGTGGGGTGTGCTTGTCTGCGGCGGCATCGGCGGAGAACACCGAGAAATCCTGGACCGGCTGCACCAGCTCCACGCCTTCGTCGTCGGCCAGCGTGCTGACCAGCTCATCGCGCGAGACGCCCGGCGGCGGCTGCAGCACCGCGCAGTACAGGCCCAGCGAGGTGATCGGCCAGCCGGCCACTTCACGCAACTTGTAGCGCTGCTTGATGGCTTCCATGCGCACGGCGGCCTTCTGGCCGGCGCCGTAGTAGCTGGAGGCATAGCCGATCAGGCTGGAGCCGGCACGGGCCGGCGGTGCGCTGAGCGGGTTGGCCACCGCCAGCAGGATGTCGCGGCTGCTGTCGGGCGTGTGCGCATCGGTAGCAGCGGCTGCCGGCGCCGTGCCGGCGGCAGCGGTTTGCGCGGTGTCCTGCAGGGCTGCGGTGGCCTGCGCGGCGCCCTGCAGGCCCGTGCCAAGCAGGGCAGCGACCAGGCCGATGGGAAACAGACGGTTCATGGGGCGGAGACGATCTCGGCCAGCCGGATGCCCGGATTGGCACGCAGTTGCTGCACGGTCTGCTGCGGCTGGGCCGGCGGCTGCGGTGCGGCCGGCACCACGGTGTAAGCGCCCATGTCGTTGGGGCCGCCCACCACCTGCAGCTGCTGCGCATGCAGCAAGCGGTCCCAGTCGGCCACGGTCATCTTCGCATCCGGCACCACGCGGATGGCGCCTTGCGGCACCGGCAACGCGGTGGCGCTGCTGAGTGTGCGGTAGTCGTGCGACGGCGTCGGCGAAGCCAGCTTGACGCCCATGACGCCCAGGCCGATGGCCTGTACCAATGCAGCGGCGGCCAGGGCGCGCACTGTCCAGCTGCCGGAGCGGCGGGCGGCCGGCGGCGGCGCGATGCGCTGTTCGGGCGCGTCCAGGCGGCCGAGCAGGCGCTGCAAGCCGGCGTTGGGGTCGAGCTTGACGGCGCATGGCAATGCCAGCGCCTGACGCAGGCGGTTCTGCTGGGCGAACTCGGCGCTGCAGGAGGCGCATTTGGCCACGTGCGCGATCAGCCAGGTACTCTCTTCCTCGGTGGCGCTATCCAGCAAGACAGCTGGCATCAGCTCCCAGGCGTGCGAGCATTCCTTGCCAGGCGCGATGAAAAACGTCTTCATTGCAGGGTCTCCGTGTAAGGAGCGATGCCGGCCAAGCCGGGCAGCACATTGCGTAATTTGACCCGGGCGTGGAACAGCCGGGCTTTGATCGTGCCCACCGGGCACTGCATGATGTCGGCGACTTCTTCCAGCTTGTGGCCGACGCCGTAGACCAGCTCGATCACCAGGCGCTGGTCCGGCGACAGCCGCTCCATGCCCTTGTCCAGCCAGTCGCGCAGCTCGCGGTCGTCGCCGTCGTCGGTGCTGGGGGCGTGGTCTTCCACCACGGCGGTGTCGTCGATGGCCTCGCCGTCGTGCTGGCGCAGGCATTTGAGCCCGCAGCGGTAAGCGATGCCCATGATCCAGGTGGACACCTGCGAATCGCCGCGGAAGTCGCCGGCCTTCTGCCAGGCGATCCAGAAGCAGTCGTTGATGGCCTCTTCGATGATGTCCGGCCGGCGGGTCAGGCGCGACAGGAACCGGCAGAGCCGACCGTGGTAGCTGTGGTACATGCTCGCCAGGGCATCGCGATCGCCCGCTGCCATGCGGCGCAGCAGCATGCGATCGGTGGCATCGCCGAGGGTGTCGGAATCATTCATCGAAGCAGGCATGGCAGAGGACACGTCTAGGTGCCCGCAAGCGGGCAAAAGGTTGCGGTTGGATCAGAACGCGCGCGACACCATGCCCACCCACGGCGTTTCGCCCGGGCCGCCCTGCGCGCGCGGGGTGTTGCTGCTGGTCAATACCCGGTCCAGCTTCACGGTCCACGCGGCGTGGTTCCACTTCAGGCCCAGTTGCCCATACCGATAGCGGCCGGAACGCGGGGCGCCGTAGGCCATGGCCGGAAAGTCCGAGACGCCGGCGCCGGCCGAGAGACTGACACTGGCCGACAGCGGCACACTGGCGGTGACATCGACCGCCCTGTTCCAGGGCGAGCGCTGCGCACGCGGGAAGTTGAAGGTGGACAGCGAGAAGGTGAGCATGTCGCGGTAGGACCAGGCCAGGCTCGCCTCCTGGCGGTCGAAGGTGCGCGACTGGCGGTCGGTCGGGTAGGGGTAGTACAGCAGACTGGCCTGCATCTGCCAGCGATCGTCCAGCATCCAGGCGCGCGCGCCCTGCAACGTGAGCGCCACCGGTCTGCTGAAGGAGGGCGATTGCAGCGCCGCGGAGGCCGACATCGACCAGCCGGGTGCGGGCAGCCAGTAGCCGGCCGCCTGCAGGGTGACGCGATTGGGGGCGATGGCGATGCCGCGGTCGATCAGGGTGGACGCGACGGCGACTGCGCCGCCCAGGGTGTCTGCCAGCGCGCTGCCGCAGGGGCTGGCCACCAACGCAAGAAGCAAACCCCATTGCAACCGGGTACGGCGAGGCGGGCGCAGCTGCCGGCAACACGGGTGCGGGCGGCGCAGGCCGCCGGAAAACAGCCGCCGCCACCATGACGCCGCACCGATCGCAGCCCACGGGTGCCCGTCGCAGGCGCCGCGGCGTCGCGTGCGGAAGAGGGGCTGCTTGGCGGGTGACACGTTCGGCAAGAGAGTGGGGCGGCGACACGGAGCGGGGCGCGATAGTGACCCATCACGCAGGACGAAACCGCCGCAGCTGCGACGGTTTCGTCCGTATACGCGAAGGGACTGCATCAGGCAACGCGGCCCCGTGCACCTGTGCGGTGCTGCGACAGGGTATCCGTATGCCAGCGGCGAAGACTGCGGCCCGTCGGCTGTACCCGGCTTGAAGCAGGCACGGGCGGTGGGCAATGTCCTCACTTCCGCCAGGGAGCGCCGAACCCGGCCCACCCTATCCTTGCCTGCATCCCTATCTTGCCATCGGTGCCGTGCTCCAGGGCACGGTTCAGTGCAAGGTGTTGAGGTAGGCGATCAGGGCGTCCAGTTCCTTTTCGTCTTCCAGGCCCTCGTACTTCATCTTGGTGCCCGGCAGCGCCTTCTTGGAATCCTGTTTGAGGAAGCCCTTCAGGCTGGCCGCATCCCAGGTGCGCTTGCTTGCCTTGAGTTCCGGCGAATAGCCGCTGAAGTCCGCCACGGTGCCGGCTTGACGGTCGACGATGCCGAACAGCGAGGGGCCCTTCTTGTTCTTGCCTTGGGTGGCGCTGTGGCATTCGGCACATTCGGTGGTGAACACGCTCTTGCCATCGGCGGCACGTGCCGGGGTAGCCAGGGTGGTGCCGGCCAGCAGCAGGCCGGCCAGCGAAGCGCACATCAGGGTCTTGTTGAATGGATGCATGTGGGTCCGTACGGTTGCGTGCAGCGTGGGGGAGGTCAGAACGTCAGGTTGACCGACATCGTGAAGCTGTTGAGATCGCGCGGATTGGTGAGTGGCGGCCCGCCGAACACGTTGGACGTACTGCCGTTGAACTTGTCGAAACGGAACCAGCCGGCCGACAGGCGCAGGTTGGCCATCGAGGTGTAGGTGCCGTCCTTGCCGAACGGAGTCCAGTACAGAAGGATCAGGTTGCTGGTGGTGTCGGGGATGCCCACCGGCAGGTAGCGCGCCGCATCGAACGAGCCGCTGTTGATCATGTGCGCGGCCAGCACGCCGT
The window above is part of the Xanthomonas cassavae CFBP 4642 genome. Proteins encoded here:
- a CDS encoding TPR domain-containing protein yields the protein MTGFYLASAVLVVAALLLVLLPLLRNPTRHGGGRYALPVLLVMALPIATAGLYRLVGAPEAIVQRVVAAPPQPAAPGAQAVPVAAPAQTQAASAAADAQMQALESWMQQAKTHEQNNRPAAARDAYAQALTIAPRTGAAIVGWIAADMATRSDFAIDAASRTRLQQLIAREPDNQRALWLLGISDFQQHDYTAASAHWRHLHGLLENGSPMQKAVADKIAMVESMASARQSGRAAR
- a CDS encoding cytochrome c-type biogenesis protein yields the protein MIPGYRRLQAHRRRQARQLRLLLVLLLGVLLAPCVQAQAVDPLPFKDRSEEARYQRLTAQLRCLVCQNENLADSNASLARDLRHQVFAQLQAGRSDAQIKQYMVERYSDFVLYDPPVKRGTWLLWFGPLLMLGAGAGVVIHTVRKRARVGTPAAPQAEEEW
- a CDS encoding DsbE family thiol:disulfide interchange protein; the encoded protein is MKRMLPLLGFLLVAALFGFGIYWTMQHNPREVPSPLIGKPAPAFSLPRLDAPDQRVTGEQLLGKPYVLNVFGSWCAECVHEHPVLMAQAGTLGVALIGYNYKDAPADASAWLAHYGNPYALVIADEPGQTAIDFGVYGAPETFLIDAQGMIRYKHVGVLTPAVIDAELLPAIAALPRGAP
- a CDS encoding heme lyase CcmF/NrfE family subunit, with product MTPELGQIALILALLLSLAQGVLPLIGAWRGNPALMAIARPAVAGQALFVWLAFGLLAWSLLSLDFSVAYVAANANIALPWYYRFAAVWGAHEGSLLLWIAILATWTVLLAAFSRHLPQHFAARVLAVLGLVSVGFLAFILLTSNPFGRLSPIPLDGNELNPVLQDPGMTFHPPVLYTGYVGFSVAFAFAVAALLGGELEQAWVRWARPWTNVAWACLTAGIVAGSWWAYAELGWGGWWFWDPVENASFMPWLVGTALIHTQAVTEKRGSLRAWTILLSILAFSLSLLGTFLVRSGVLTSVHAFAADPRRGLYILIFLVAVVGGSLLLYALRAPKIASGKPFAAASRETGILIGNLLLSVAAAMVLLGTLFPLIADAFGMGKVSVGPPYFGLLFPLLMLPVVLLLPFGPYLRWGKAEAAPLKALGTRAGIAAIACALGGSLVADGQAKAIAGIGVAAWVAAGTALYVVKRWREMPRGRRFPAEMAGMLIAHAGVAVFVAGVLVSDSLSVERDVRLSPGQSAQIAGYSFRFDGVQLVDGPNWKAEQGSVQVSRDGQVVAQLHPQKRLYSSERIQTESAIDPGITRDLYVALGEPVDDQHIEHDWTLRLYYKPLIRWIWAGGLLMMLGGFVSAGARRFRAPVSAATAATSPAYGARLVAQESHP
- the ccmE gene encoding cytochrome c maturation protein CcmE — its product is MNATRKQRLWLVVGVLAAAALAGTLIVLALQRNMSYLFTPSQVHAGEASGYRQFRLGGMVKAGSIQRASDSLKVSFTVIDKHAATQVEYTGILPDLFRDNQSVIANGRMQGERFVATEVLAKHDETYMPKELKDAMAEGHVGKPIPAIAAPLTAPR
- the ccmD gene encoding heme exporter protein CcmD → MSTFLAMGGYGQYVWTSYAVFMLVLLSDLAAPWLRRRRLPRELRGRLQRQTPRRLRDQPVPPLERDAP
- the ccmC gene encoding heme ABC transporter permease CcmC; the encoded protein is MTTWIPLWLHKLSSPPMFYRFAGAVRPWALALALLLGAVAAYGGLVLAPPDYQQHDAYRIIFIHVPSAWMSLFIYAAMGVSAFIALVWRIKLAEVVTMASAPIGAAFTFITLCTGALWGKPMWGTWWTWDARLTSELLLLFLYLGVLGLYYAVEDRRQAMRAAGLLALVGLVNLPIVHYSVVWWNTLHQGSTVRLLGPSKMGADMLWPLLTMMLATKCYYVASLFGRVRVDLLALESGKDWARRIVLTERTA
- a CDS encoding S8 family serine peptidase, whose amino-acid sequence is MNRLFPIGLVAALLGTGLQGAAQATAALQDTAQTAAAGTAPAAAATDAHTPDSSRDILLAVANPLSAPPARAGSSLIGYASSYYGAGQKAAVRMEAIKQRYKLREVAGWPITSLGLYCAVLQPPPGVSRDELVSTLADDEGVELVQPVQDFSVFSADAAADKHTPLSGYNDPYVDMQRGFIDTDAASAQAVTQGRGVVVAVVDTGVDTRHPDLKARIREVHDLVDNTPVMTSSDSHGTEVAGIIAAGSNNHQGIVGMAPKAMLNIYKACWYAPTVGATARCNTFTLAKALAAINNSSARVVNLSLGGPADPLLSKMLAHLVQQGRIVVAAMPPNGRLDGFPNDVPGVLVVRSSSASAAMPGVLSAPGKDILTTQPNGRYDFTSGSSMATAHVSGMAALLLSLQPSMDASALRELLQRTSKVSDGQLQVNAGAAVDALTPSRHSN
- a CDS encoding zf-HC2 domain-containing protein; amino-acid sequence: MKTFFIAPGKECSHAWELMPAVLLDSATEEESTWLIAHVAKCASCSAEFAQQNRLRQALALPCAVKLDPNAGLQRLLGRLDAPEQRIAPPPAARRSGSWTVRALAAAALVQAIGLGVMGVKLASPTPSHDYRTLSSATALPVPQGAIRVVPDAKMTVADWDRLLHAQQLQVVGGPNDMGAYTVVPAAPQPPAQPQQTVQQLRANPGIRLAEIVSAP
- a CDS encoding sigma-70 family RNA polymerase sigma factor; the encoded protein is MPASMNDSDTLGDATDRMLLRRMAAGDRDALASMYHSYHGRLCRFLSRLTRRPDIIEEAINDCFWIAWQKAGDFRGDSQVSTWIMGIAYRCGLKCLRQHDGEAIDDTAVVEDHAPSTDDGDDRELRDWLDKGMERLSPDQRLVIELVYGVGHKLEEVADIMQCPVGTIKARLFHARVKLRNVLPGLAGIAPYTETLQ
- a CDS encoding c-type cytochrome; translated protein: MHPFNKTLMCASLAGLLLAGTTLATPARAADGKSVFTTECAECHSATQGKNKKGPSLFGIVDRQAGTVADFSGYSPELKASKRTWDAASLKGFLKQDSKKALPGTKMKYEGLEDEKELDALIAYLNTLH